The following proteins are co-located in the Streptomyces sp. NBC_00435 genome:
- a CDS encoding ParA family protein: protein MNESTFAPGGGRAGGPARGQGPAGIEAVGSVAVRTFANHQHMTTPQKSMDGLDVNSRAGDLSGDKPVGFADYEQVPEGHFYDPDAEYEPDPEYAATLAPDAARQRRERIGPTGRPLPYFPIPGPLTDHGPATIIAMCNQKGGVGKTTSTINLGAALAEYGRRVLLVDFDPQGALSVGLGVNPMELDLTVYNLLMERGMSADEVLLKTAVPNMDLLPSNIDLSAAEVQLVSEVARESTLQRALKPLMADYDYIVIDCQPSLGLLTVNALTAAHKVIVPLECEFFALRGVALLTETIEKVQERLNPELELDGILATMYDSRTVHSREVLARVVEAFDEHVYHTVIGRTVRFPETTVAGEPITTYASNSVGAAAYRQLAREVLARCPAE from the coding sequence GTGAATGAGTCGACATTTGCTCCTGGAGGTGGTCGAGCAGGAGGGCCTGCGCGGGGCCAGGGTCCTGCCGGAATCGAAGCTGTCGGATCCGTCGCGGTCCGCACCTTCGCAAACCACCAGCACATGACGACGCCCCAAAAGAGCATGGACGGCCTAGACGTGAACTCCAGGGCCGGCGACCTGAGCGGCGACAAGCCCGTGGGTTTCGCCGACTACGAACAGGTGCCCGAGGGGCATTTCTACGACCCCGACGCGGAGTACGAGCCCGACCCCGAGTACGCGGCCACTCTCGCCCCCGACGCTGCCCGCCAGCGCCGTGAGCGGATCGGCCCGACCGGACGGCCGCTGCCGTACTTCCCGATCCCGGGTCCGCTGACCGACCACGGTCCGGCGACGATCATCGCGATGTGCAACCAGAAGGGCGGCGTGGGCAAGACCACGTCGACCATCAACCTGGGTGCCGCGCTCGCCGAGTACGGGCGCCGGGTGCTGCTCGTCGACTTCGACCCGCAGGGCGCGCTGTCCGTGGGTCTCGGCGTGAATCCGATGGAGCTCGACCTGACGGTCTACAACCTGCTCATGGAGCGGGGCATGTCGGCCGACGAGGTGCTGCTCAAGACGGCGGTCCCCAACATGGACCTGCTGCCGAGCAACATCGACCTGTCCGCCGCCGAAGTGCAGTTGGTCAGTGAGGTCGCGCGCGAGTCGACTCTGCAGCGGGCGCTGAAGCCCCTGATGGCCGACTACGACTACATCGTGATCGACTGTCAGCCCTCGCTCGGTCTGCTGACCGTGAACGCCCTGACGGCGGCTCACAAGGTCATCGTGCCGCTGGAGTGCGAGTTCTTCGCACTGCGCGGTGTGGCACTGCTGACCGAGACCATCGAGAAGGTGCAGGAGCGGCTCAACCCGGAGCTGGAGCTCGACGGCATCCTCGCCACGATGTACGACTCCCGTACGGTGCACAGCCGCGAGGTCCTGGCGCGCGTCGTCGAGGCCTTCGACGAGCACGTCTACCACACGGTCATCGGCCGCACGGTGCGGTTCCCGGAGACCACGGTCGCCGGCGAACCGATCACCACGTACGCCTCCAACTCCGTCGGCGCCGCCGCCTACCGCCAGCTCGCCAGGGAGGTGCTCGCCCGGTGTCCCGCCGAGTGA
- a CDS encoding NUDIX hydrolase yields MSDTGPGYDPYAFVPFAVTVDLAVFTVRGGTLHVLLIRRGQEPYAGAWALPGGFVLPRESAETAARRELAEETGLSADVIDALHLDQLRTYSEPDRDPRMRVVSVAFTALVPDLPEPVAGGGGDADRARWVPVGEASEAGFGPAFDHAEILADARSRVGAKLEYTCLATAFCPPEFTLGELQAVYETVWDTVLDRPNFRRKVLATPGFVAAVPGAARLTGGRGKPAALYRPGPATTLHPPLLRPSEGHPR; encoded by the coding sequence GTGAGCGACACGGGACCGGGCTACGACCCGTACGCCTTCGTGCCGTTCGCGGTGACCGTGGACCTCGCCGTGTTCACCGTCCGCGGCGGCACCCTGCACGTCCTGCTGATCCGGCGCGGACAGGAACCGTACGCGGGCGCCTGGGCGCTCCCCGGCGGCTTCGTCCTGCCCCGCGAATCCGCGGAGACGGCGGCCCGGCGCGAACTGGCCGAGGAGACCGGCCTGTCGGCGGACGTCATCGACGCCCTCCACCTGGACCAGCTGCGCACCTACAGCGAACCGGACCGCGACCCCCGGATGCGGGTCGTCTCGGTGGCATTCACCGCGCTCGTCCCCGATCTGCCGGAACCGGTGGCCGGCGGCGGCGGGGACGCGGACCGCGCCCGCTGGGTGCCCGTGGGCGAGGCGTCGGAGGCCGGGTTCGGGCCGGCCTTCGACCACGCGGAGATCCTGGCGGACGCCCGGTCCCGGGTGGGCGCGAAGCTGGAGTACACCTGCCTGGCCACCGCTTTCTGCCCGCCCGAGTTCACCCTCGGCGAGCTCCAGGCCGTCTACGAGACCGTCTGGGACACCGTCCTGGACCGCCCCAACTTCCGCCGCAAGGTCCTGGCCACCCCCGGCTTCGTGGCCGCCGTGCCCGGGGCCGCCCGGCTCACCGGCGGCCGCGGCAAACCGGCCGCGCTGTACCGGCCCGGACCCGCGACCACCCTGCACCCGCCCCTGCTCCGCCCCTCGGAAGGACACCCACGATGA
- the pnuC gene encoding nicotinamide riboside transporter PnuC → MGWQTSWTEILGFVTGALCVWLVARQHIANWPIGIANNIFFIALFYPAGLYADAGLQIVFIALAAYGWWSWTHGGGPGTVGALQVRRSTATEWAALAAVGAVGVLGLTLLLARVTDSTVPFWDALTTGLSLMATYGQCRKLVESWWLWIAADLVYIPLYVYKGLYLTSLLYAVFLALCVAGLLAWRGALPVRGAHGTRRVAA, encoded by the coding sequence ATGGGGTGGCAGACGAGCTGGACCGAGATCCTCGGATTCGTCACAGGGGCTCTGTGTGTCTGGCTGGTCGCCCGGCAGCACATCGCCAACTGGCCGATCGGCATCGCGAACAACATCTTCTTCATCGCGCTCTTCTACCCGGCCGGCCTCTACGCCGACGCCGGGCTGCAGATCGTCTTCATCGCCCTCGCCGCGTACGGCTGGTGGTCCTGGACCCACGGGGGTGGACCAGGAACCGTCGGGGCCCTGCAGGTGCGCCGCAGCACGGCCACCGAATGGGCCGCGCTCGCCGCGGTGGGGGCGGTGGGGGTGCTGGGCCTGACCCTCCTGCTGGCACGGGTCACCGATTCCACCGTCCCGTTCTGGGACGCGCTGACCACCGGGCTCTCGCTCATGGCCACCTACGGTCAGTGCCGCAAGCTCGTCGAGTCCTGGTGGCTGTGGATCGCCGCCGACCTCGTGTACATCCCGCTCTACGTCTACAAGGGGCTCTACCTGACCTCCCTGCTCTACGCGGTCTTCCTCGCCCTGTGCGTGGCCGGACTGCTCGCCTGGCGCGGGGCGCTCCCCGTGCGCGGGGCCCACGGGACGCGGCGGGTGGCGGCGTGA
- a CDS encoding NUDIX hydrolase — MEIKDTAESWETVSTARPFQGAKTAVASDGVRMPDGSVARRDYQVHPGSVCVLALDDEGRVLVLSQYRHPVRRRLWELPAGLLDVVGENPLHGAQRELYEEAHVKAADWRVLADFYASPGGSDEAIRIFLARDVSEADGERYAESGSEEADMEVTWAPLPELVRGILAGELGNPGMVTGVLALSAALASERGLDSLRPAQAPWPARPYEA; from the coding sequence ATGGAGATCAAGGACACGGCGGAATCCTGGGAGACGGTGTCGACCGCGCGGCCGTTCCAGGGCGCGAAGACGGCGGTGGCCTCGGACGGGGTGAGGATGCCGGACGGGTCCGTGGCCCGGCGCGACTACCAGGTGCACCCCGGGTCGGTGTGCGTGCTGGCCCTGGACGACGAGGGGCGGGTGCTGGTGCTGAGCCAGTACCGCCACCCGGTGCGGCGGCGGCTGTGGGAGCTCCCGGCGGGCCTGCTGGACGTGGTGGGGGAGAACCCGCTGCACGGGGCCCAGCGCGAGCTGTACGAGGAGGCCCACGTCAAGGCCGCGGACTGGCGGGTGCTGGCCGACTTCTACGCGTCCCCCGGAGGCTCGGACGAGGCGATCCGGATCTTCCTCGCGCGGGACGTGTCGGAGGCGGACGGCGAGCGGTACGCGGAGTCCGGGTCGGAGGAGGCCGACATGGAGGTGACGTGGGCGCCGCTGCCCGAGCTGGTACGCGGGATCCTGGCGGGCGAGCTGGGCAATCCCGGGATGGTGACGGGCGTGCTCGCCCTGTCGGCGGCCCTCGCCTCAGAGCGGGGCCTGGACTCGCTGCGCCCCGCCCAGGCTCCCTGGCCGGCCCGGCCGTACGAGGCGTAG
- a CDS encoding segregation and condensation protein A has protein sequence MGAVPGSGAPREAAADGRFTLRLENFEGPFDLLLQLISRHRLDVTEVALSQVTNEFMAHIRAMGPDWDLDQTTEFLVVAATLLDLKAARLLPVAEVEDEADLALLEARDLLFARLLQYRAYKRIAEIFQERAETEGRRYPRTVGLEPRLAELLPEVVISIGGDGLARLAVKAMQPRAVPQVYVDHIHAPLVSVREQAGLVVALLKARGEATFQELTEDAADTLTVVARFLALLELYREKAVVLDQEEALKTLTVRWSGGDGDGMPTVTDEFDQIVEVRE, from the coding sequence GTGGGGGCCGTACCGGGTTCCGGTGCTCCCCGGGAAGCGGCCGCGGACGGGCGGTTCACCCTGCGGCTGGAGAACTTCGAGGGCCCCTTCGACCTGCTGCTGCAGCTGATCTCGCGGCACCGGCTCGACGTCACCGAGGTCGCGCTGTCGCAGGTCACCAACGAGTTCATGGCGCACATCCGTGCCATGGGACCCGACTGGGACCTGGACCAGACGACCGAGTTCCTGGTCGTCGCCGCCACCCTGCTCGATCTGAAGGCGGCCCGGCTGCTGCCCGTCGCCGAGGTCGAGGACGAGGCGGACCTGGCGCTGCTGGAGGCCAGGGACCTGCTGTTCGCGCGGCTGCTGCAGTACCGGGCGTACAAGAGGATCGCCGAGATCTTCCAGGAGCGGGCCGAGACCGAGGGCCGGCGGTACCCGCGCACGGTGGGGCTGGAGCCCCGGCTCGCCGAGCTGCTGCCCGAAGTGGTCATCAGCATCGGCGGCGACGGACTGGCGCGGCTCGCTGTGAAGGCCATGCAGCCCAGGGCCGTGCCGCAGGTGTACGTGGACCACATCCACGCACCGCTCGTCAGCGTCCGGGAGCAGGCCGGGCTGGTGGTGGCGCTGCTCAAGGCACGCGGCGAGGCCACCTTCCAGGAACTCACCGAGGACGCCGCCGACACCCTGACCGTCGTGGCGCGCTTCCTTGCCCTCCTGGAGCTCTACCGGGAGAAGGCCGTGGTCCTGGACCAGGAGGAGGCCCTGAAGACGCTCACCGTGCGGTGGAGCGGCGGGGACGGGGACGGCATGCCGACGGTGACGGACGAGTTCGATCAGATCGTGGAGGTCAGGGAATGA
- a CDS encoding AAA family ATPase → MTDFVGRRRELKELREDIARTGLDTLSGRKAKSPRARVLLVAGRPGSGRTALAEALVREIAEDYPDGVLRVRLTVPTGESVPTERAVRTLLEGLGRPTPPGAAEDELSSALRTALDGRRMVLLVDDAADPHQVDALLPDTPDCLVVVTAEGPLTGIPDVRPCTLGGLETHSAVRMLVQRIGDIRVANDPRAAEALAEECGGQPAALALAGGWLAARPKASVADVAKQLHDMPAGVGGPLARTFRLVYESLPQPAQRTLRLLPLAPAGLVDSHVASALAGCSVAAAQSILEDFAALGLLRSAHDGLFLLPGCLAPLLQALLEAKERPAEVQLARARMLERTVRLLLSCEAMAQESGEEPIGPVGPPEKLDAIPRALRFADRRAAATWLDTRLPALSAAASLAVADGELDTLARRLVAALARALSEHRGTAGAAPELYGLHRLVLDVAERRDLHREQAAALLNLADLDAETGRTQEALERYRAALDAGKAAKDPYAAGRAMESVGGAYQELTDWHRASDWFGRALSHALARGERADEARLYGRLGNVHTYAGRYGEALRSWRAASAGYRKLADVPGQAKALSEMARIQEYAGRPEESLHTCREAVELARRAGDLRLQAALQVRLADTLDRLGDPAAARLHRSAADRLLGDDPAACEIRSGSD, encoded by the coding sequence GTGACGGATTTCGTCGGGCGGCGGCGTGAGCTCAAGGAGCTCCGCGAGGACATCGCGCGAACCGGGCTCGACACCCTCTCCGGCCGCAAGGCCAAGTCGCCGCGGGCCCGGGTGCTGCTCGTCGCAGGGCGCCCGGGATCGGGCCGCACCGCCCTCGCCGAGGCGCTGGTGCGCGAGATCGCCGAGGACTACCCCGACGGCGTCCTGCGGGTCCGCCTCACCGTCCCCACCGGCGAGAGCGTCCCCACCGAGCGGGCCGTGCGCACCCTCCTGGAGGGGCTCGGCCGGCCCACCCCGCCCGGCGCCGCCGAGGACGAGCTCAGCTCCGCGCTCCGCACGGCCCTCGACGGCCGGCGGATGGTCCTCCTCGTCGACGACGCCGCCGACCCGCACCAGGTCGACGCCCTGCTGCCGGACACCCCGGACTGCCTGGTCGTCGTCACCGCCGAGGGCCCCCTGACCGGGATTCCGGATGTCCGCCCCTGCACCCTCGGCGGCCTCGAGACCCACTCGGCGGTCCGCATGCTCGTCCAGCGCATCGGGGACATCCGCGTGGCCAACGACCCGCGCGCCGCCGAGGCCCTCGCCGAGGAGTGCGGCGGCCAGCCCGCGGCGCTCGCCCTGGCGGGAGGCTGGCTCGCCGCGCGCCCCAAGGCCTCCGTGGCGGACGTGGCCAAACAGCTCCACGACATGCCCGCCGGTGTCGGCGGCCCCCTCGCCCGGACCTTCCGGCTGGTCTACGAATCCCTCCCGCAACCCGCCCAGCGGACCCTGCGGCTGCTTCCGCTTGCCCCCGCCGGGCTCGTCGACTCGCACGTCGCCTCCGCCCTCGCGGGCTGCTCCGTGGCCGCCGCGCAGTCGATCCTGGAGGACTTCGCCGCGCTGGGCCTGCTCCGGTCGGCCCACGACGGGCTGTTCCTGCTCCCCGGCTGCCTCGCGCCCCTGCTCCAGGCCCTGCTGGAGGCCAAGGAGCGCCCGGCCGAGGTCCAGCTGGCCCGGGCCCGGATGCTGGAGCGCACCGTACGGCTGCTGCTCTCCTGTGAGGCCATGGCGCAGGAGTCCGGCGAGGAGCCCATCGGCCCCGTCGGTCCGCCGGAGAAGCTGGACGCGATCCCGCGCGCGCTGCGCTTCGCCGACCGGCGGGCCGCCGCGACCTGGCTGGACACCCGGCTGCCCGCCCTGTCCGCCGCGGCCTCCCTGGCGGTGGCCGACGGGGAGCTGGACACCCTGGCCCGCAGGCTCGTGGCGGCGCTCGCCCGGGCCCTGTCCGAGCATCGGGGCACCGCCGGGGCCGCCCCCGAGCTCTACGGGCTGCACCGGCTCGTCCTGGACGTGGCCGAGCGGCGCGACCTGCACCGGGAACAGGCCGCCGCGCTGCTGAACCTGGCCGACCTGGACGCCGAGACCGGCCGTACGCAGGAGGCGCTGGAGCGCTACCGGGCGGCGCTGGACGCCGGAAAGGCGGCGAAGGATCCGTACGCGGCGGGCCGCGCGATGGAATCCGTAGGCGGTGCGTACCAGGAGCTCACCGACTGGCACCGGGCCTCCGACTGGTTCGGCCGGGCCCTGTCCCACGCCCTCGCGCGGGGGGAGCGGGCGGACGAGGCACGGCTGTACGGGCGGCTGGGGAACGTGCACACGTACGCGGGCCGGTACGGGGAGGCGCTGCGGAGCTGGCGGGCGGCCTCGGCCGGGTACCGGAAGCTGGCCGATGTCCCGGGCCAGGCAAAGGCGTTGAGCGAGATGGCACGGATCCAGGAGTACGCGGGGCGGCCCGAGGAGTCGCTGCACACCTGCCGGGAGGCGGTGGAGCTCGCGCGCAGGGCCGGGGACCTGCGGCTTCAGGCCGCGCTGCAGGTGCGTCTGGCCGACACGCTGGACCGGCTCGGCGATCCCGCAGCTGCCAGGCTGCACAGGTCCGCGGCCGACAGATTGCTGGGAGACGACCCTGCAGCCTGCGAAATCCGTAGTGGTTCCGACTGA
- the scpB gene encoding SMC-Scp complex subunit ScpB codes for MSEAATHAPGTAGLALKPALEAVLMVVDEPATEGHLAKVLERTPREVADALRELVDEYAAQGRGFELRLVAGGWRFYSRAAFAPAVEAFVLDGQQARLTQAALETMAVVAYRQPVSRSRVSAVRGVNCDGVMRTLLQRGLVEEAGTEPETGAILYRTTNYFLERMGLRGLDELPELAPFLPEADAIEAETQEGVPSFDPDSPDTDEDDKTTEL; via the coding sequence ATGAGCGAGGCGGCGACGCACGCGCCAGGGACGGCCGGGCTGGCGCTGAAGCCGGCGCTGGAGGCCGTCCTCATGGTCGTGGACGAGCCCGCGACCGAGGGGCACCTGGCGAAGGTGTTGGAGCGGACCCCGCGGGAGGTCGCGGACGCGCTGCGCGAGCTGGTGGACGAGTACGCGGCCCAGGGCCGCGGATTCGAATTGCGGCTCGTCGCCGGGGGCTGGCGGTTCTACAGCCGGGCGGCCTTCGCCCCGGCGGTCGAGGCCTTCGTGCTGGACGGCCAGCAGGCCCGTCTCACCCAGGCGGCCCTGGAGACGATGGCCGTCGTCGCGTACCGCCAGCCGGTCAGCCGGTCGAGGGTCTCGGCGGTCCGCGGAGTCAACTGCGACGGGGTCATGCGCACCCTCCTCCAGCGGGGTCTGGTGGAGGAGGCGGGGACGGAACCCGAAACAGGTGCGATCCTGTACAGGACGACGAACTACTTTCTGGAGCGGATGGGCCTGCGCGGCCTGGACGAGCTCCCGGAGCTCGCGCCCTTCCTCCCCGAGGCGGACGCGATCGAAGCCGAGACGCAAGAGGGTGTTCCGTCGTTCGATCCGGACTCTCCGGATACCGATGAAGACGACAAGACGACGGAACTTTGA
- a CDS encoding pseudouridine synthase: MRSSGNGNGGGNRNSSGGGGGGRGNARGGSSSGGGGYRGGGSGGGSGSGGGSRGGSSGGGYQGGGSGGGSRGGSSSGGGYQGGGSRGGSSGGGYQGGGSGGGSRGGSSSGGGYQGGGSRGGSSGGGYQGGGSGGGSRGGSSSGGYRSGGSSSGGGYQGGGYQGGGSDRDREPAPRIRNPRPEERRYDVGPEGERNGRGGAKAGGGGARGAADGNRGGGARGAAARGGAKGGPKTSRTPGIGGAGGPRSGPGSRSGQSKPRELEARIEERVRDRYADKPVIKTPKTFPGAEEEGERLQKVLARAGMGSRRACEELIEQARVEVNGEIVLEQGKRVKPSDEIKVDGLTVATQSYLFFALNKPAGVVSTMEDPDGRQCLGDYVTNRETRLFHVGRLDTETEGIILLTNHGELAHRLTHPKYGVKKTYVAAITGPLPRDIGKRLKDGIELEDGYARADHFRVVDQLGKNYLVEVTLHEGRKHIVRRMLSEAGFPVEKLVRTSFGPIELGDQKSGWLRRLTNTEVGMLMREVGL; the protein is encoded by the coding sequence ATGCGAAGCAGCGGCAACGGCAACGGTGGCGGCAACAGGAACAGCAGCGGCGGCGGTGGCGGCGGGCGTGGTAACGCCCGCGGCGGCAGCTCCAGCGGCGGCGGTGGCTACCGCGGTGGCGGCTCCGGCGGTGGCAGCGGCTCGGGCGGTGGCTCTCGCGGCGGCAGCTCGGGTGGTGGCTACCAGGGTGGCGGCTCGGGCGGCGGCTCCCGCGGCGGCAGCTCCAGTGGTGGTGGCTACCAGGGCGGTGGCTCCCGTGGCGGCAGCTCGGGTGGTGGCTACCAGGGTGGCGGCTCCGGTGGCGGCTCCCGCGGCGGCAGCTCCAGTGGTGGTGGCTACCAGGGCGGTGGCTCCCGTGGCGGCAGCTCGGGTGGTGGCTACCAGGGCGGCGGCTCCGGCGGCGGCTCCCGCGGCGGCAGCTCCTCCGGCGGCTACCGCAGCGGCGGCAGCTCCAGCGGTGGCGGTTACCAGGGCGGCGGCTACCAGGGCGGCGGCTCCGACCGTGACCGCGAGCCCGCGCCCCGCATCCGCAACCCCCGCCCCGAGGAGCGTCGCTACGACGTGGGCCCCGAGGGCGAGCGCAACGGCCGCGGCGGTGCCAAGGCGGGCGGCGGCGGTGCCCGCGGCGCGGCCGACGGCAACCGTGGTGGCGGTGCGCGCGGCGCGGCGGCCCGCGGTGGCGCCAAGGGCGGCCCGAAGACCTCCCGCACTCCCGGCATCGGCGGCGCGGGCGGCCCGCGCAGCGGCCCCGGAAGCCGCAGCGGCCAGTCCAAGCCGCGCGAGCTGGAGGCGCGGATCGAGGAGCGCGTGCGCGACCGGTACGCCGACAAGCCCGTGATCAAGACCCCGAAGACCTTCCCGGGTGCCGAGGAGGAGGGCGAGCGTCTGCAGAAGGTCCTCGCCCGGGCCGGCATGGGTTCGCGCCGCGCGTGCGAGGAGCTCATCGAGCAGGCCCGCGTCGAGGTCAACGGCGAGATCGTGCTGGAGCAGGGCAAGCGGGTCAAGCCGTCGGACGAGATCAAGGTGGACGGCCTGACCGTCGCCACCCAGTCGTACCTGTTCTTCGCGCTGAACAAGCCGGCCGGCGTCGTCTCCACCATGGAGGACCCGGACGGCCGCCAGTGCCTCGGTGACTACGTCACCAACCGCGAGACGCGCCTCTTCCACGTCGGCCGGCTCGACACCGAGACCGAGGGCATCATCCTGCTCACGAACCACGGTGAGCTGGCTCACCGCCTCACGCACCCGAAGTACGGCGTGAAGAAGACCTACGTCGCCGCCATCACCGGCCCGCTGCCGCGGGACATCGGCAAGCGCCTCAAGGACGGCATCGAGCTGGAGGACGGGTACGCCCGCGCCGACCACTTCCGCGTCGTCGACCAGCTCGGCAAGAACTACCTGGTCGAGGTGACCCTCCACGAGGGGCGCAAGCACATCGTCCGCCGGATGCTGTCCGAGGCCGGCTTCCCGGTCGAGAAGCTGGTGCGGACCTCCTTCGGTCCGATCGAGCTCGGTGACCAGAAGTCCGGCTGGCTGCGCCGCCTGACCAACACCGAGGTCGGCATGCTCATGCGCGAGGTCGGTCTGTAG
- the ald gene encoding alanine dehydrogenase gives MKVGIPREVKNNEFRVAITPAGVHELVRGGHQVFIEQNAGVGSSITDAEYVSAGAEILGTADEVWATADLLLKVKEPIAQEYHRLRKDQTLFTYLHLAASRECTDALLESGTTAIAYETVELANRALPLLAPMSEVAGRLAPQVGAYHLMRSVGGRGVLPGGVPGTHAGECVVIGGGVSGWNAVQIAVGMGFHVTLLDRDINKLREADKIFGTKIKTIVSNAYELEKAVIEADLVVGAVLIPGAKAPKLVTNELVAKMKPGSVLVDIAIDQGGCFEDSRPTTHAEPTFEVHNSVFYCVANMPGAVPNTSTYALTNATLPYIVQLANLGWVEALRRDPALALGLNTHDGQVVYGPVAEAHGLPTLALNTLLG, from the coding sequence ATGAAGGTCGGCATCCCCCGCGAGGTCAAGAACAACGAGTTCCGGGTCGCCATCACGCCCGCCGGCGTGCATGAGCTGGTCCGGGGCGGCCACCAGGTCTTCATCGAGCAGAACGCCGGTGTGGGTTCCTCGATCACGGACGCCGAGTACGTCTCGGCCGGCGCCGAGATCCTCGGTACCGCCGACGAGGTCTGGGCCACCGCCGACCTGCTGCTGAAGGTCAAGGAGCCCATCGCCCAGGAGTACCACCGCCTCCGCAAGGACCAGACGCTCTTCACCTACCTGCACCTCGCGGCCTCCCGCGAGTGCACGGACGCCCTGCTGGAGTCCGGTACCACCGCCATCGCGTACGAGACGGTCGAGCTCGCCAACCGCGCGCTCCCGCTGCTCGCCCCGATGTCCGAGGTCGCGGGCCGCCTGGCCCCGCAGGTCGGCGCCTACCACCTGATGCGCTCGGTCGGCGGCCGCGGCGTGCTCCCCGGCGGCGTCCCCGGCACCCACGCCGGCGAGTGCGTGGTCATCGGCGGCGGCGTCTCCGGTTGGAACGCCGTGCAGATCGCCGTCGGCATGGGCTTCCACGTGACCCTGCTGGACCGCGACATCAACAAGCTCCGCGAGGCCGACAAGATCTTCGGCACGAAGATCAAGACGATCGTCTCCAACGCCTACGAGCTGGAGAAGGCCGTCATCGAGGCCGACCTCGTCGTCGGCGCGGTGCTGATCCCGGGTGCGAAGGCCCCGAAGCTGGTCACCAACGAGCTCGTCGCCAAGATGAAGCCCGGAAGTGTCCTTGTCGACATTGCGATCGACCAGGGCGGCTGCTTCGAGGACTCCCGTCCGACCACTCACGCCGAGCCGACCTTCGAGGTCCACAACTCGGTCTTCTACTGCGTCGCCAACATGCCGGGCGCGGTGCCGAACACCTCCACCTACGCGCTGACCAACGCCACGCTGCCCTACATCGTGCAGCTCGCGAACCTCGGCTGGGTCGAGGCGCTGCGTCGTGACCCGGCGCTCGCGCTGGGCCTCAACACCCATGACGGCCAGGTCGTTTACGGTCCGGTCGCCGAGGCGCACGGTCTCCCGACCCTCGCGCTGAACACGCTTCTCGGCTGA
- a CDS encoding AAA family ATPase, producing the protein MKRYGHGLVLGKFYPPHTGHHHLVRTAQDQCERLTVLVCAASVESVPLADRVAWMREAHPGADVVGAVDDIPVDLHDPAVWEAHMAIFRGAVGRPVDAVFTSEAYGTELARRFGAEEVCVDRDRTLFPVSGTAVRADPAGNWEFLGPGVRAALTRRIVVLGAESTGTTTLSRALAAHWRRRGGVWAKTGWVAEYGRQYSEERLAAARAADPAATWADVSFASAEFPVIARRQDEREERAARLGSPVLFCDTDSFATGIWHERYTGGRSEEVERIAAGTHRDLYLLTDHADVPFEDDGLRDGPQLRPWMTGRFLEELERTGRRFLVVRGDRETRLAAAVAAVGELLAEGWCFADPLPERAGEPTR; encoded by the coding sequence GTGAAGCGCTACGGCCACGGCCTGGTCCTCGGCAAGTTCTATCCGCCGCACACCGGCCACCACCACTTGGTGCGCACCGCGCAGGACCAGTGCGAGCGGCTGACCGTGCTGGTGTGCGCGGCCTCCGTGGAATCCGTACCGCTGGCCGACCGGGTCGCCTGGATGCGCGAGGCGCACCCCGGGGCCGATGTGGTCGGCGCGGTCGACGACATCCCGGTCGACCTGCACGACCCGGCGGTCTGGGAGGCGCACATGGCGATCTTCCGGGGCGCGGTGGGCCGCCCGGTCGACGCCGTGTTCACCTCGGAGGCCTACGGGACCGAGCTCGCGCGGCGGTTCGGGGCCGAGGAGGTCTGCGTGGACCGGGACCGCACCCTCTTCCCGGTGTCCGGTACGGCCGTACGGGCCGACCCGGCCGGGAACTGGGAGTTCCTGGGGCCGGGCGTACGGGCCGCGCTGACCCGGCGGATCGTCGTGCTCGGCGCCGAGTCCACCGGGACGACCACGCTGTCGCGGGCCCTGGCGGCCCACTGGCGCCGGCGCGGCGGAGTGTGGGCGAAGACGGGCTGGGTCGCCGAGTACGGCCGTCAGTACAGCGAGGAGCGGCTGGCGGCGGCGCGCGCGGCGGACCCGGCTGCGACCTGGGCCGATGTGAGCTTCGCCTCGGCCGAGTTCCCCGTGATCGCCAGGCGGCAGGACGAGCGGGAGGAGCGGGCGGCCCGGCTGGGATCGCCGGTGCTCTTCTGCGACACCGACTCCTTCGCCACCGGCATCTGGCACGAGCGGTACACGGGCGGGCGCAGCGAGGAGGTCGAGCGGATCGCCGCGGGCACCCACCGGGACCTGTACCTGCTCACCGACCACGCGGACGTGCCCTTCGAGGACGACGGACTGCGCGACGGCCCGCAGCTGAGGCCGTGGATGACCGGGCGGTTCCTGGAGGAGCTGGAGCGGACCGGGAGGCGTTTCCTGGTGGTCCGCGGGGACCGGGAGACGCGGCTGGCGGCGGCGGTGGCGGCCGTCGGCGAACTGCTCGCCGAGGGCTGGTGCTTCGCCGATCCGCTGCCGGAGCGGGCGGGGGAGCCGACCCGGTGA